One Oncorhynchus clarkii lewisi isolate Uvic-CL-2024 chromosome 31, UVic_Ocla_1.0, whole genome shotgun sequence DNA segment encodes these proteins:
- the LOC139390515 gene encoding uncharacterized protein, which yields MADSVETFQTHLTSVMDSLIRASVCEITKLFQDTVNDYLVEISLNRKEMDALKLRLRLTENKLRNERKYGMGWAENRRNAGLIVSEDGGRKKRKIEVPRGKQTLGLALGGAGEEEGGAARVVMGGGWKEARELYLIQFPGEEGELEEEGGCVSGEGEETDNIKEESSDVVEGGYQPASLRLIKEALKMDPPNQNRHTGSRNHSEGDMEFSPMALKRPSAVRHEEGDEEEWDVGSPPTEVSEGVLSVEDLSGLETALRAERGRQQAALRIPPTAGSNHGSMTPDLEVMAGSEFSLGQKYIGLDGLEQEGALGSPTPSERDSSDALQGPGARLKEGERALPGGAGGVLQPRWPKRPRDGEGMEEQGGSDEALHHPSAPGSVDDSGEEETGDLMHFCTQCGGGFANEAELEEHPCPLGDTHLQGGTEATLFPCASCGHAFSHAWALKNHECVCAAERPHRCELCGKGFTHSRSLERHQVVHTGERPHRCQQCGRSFSRLSNLERHQRIHTGERPYGCEVCGRRFSRVEYLKRHQLIHSGDRDKAGSAHQCSQCGKGFSEPEQLKNHECFL from the exons ATGGCGGACTCGGTGGAGACGTTCCAGACCCACCTAACCTCAGTCATGGACAGTTTGATCCGCGCATCGGTGTGCGAGATCACCAAACTGTTCCAGGACACGGTGAATGACTATCTGGTGGAAATATCGCTGAACAGGAAGGAAATGGACGCTCTAAAACTCCGACTCCGACTGACGGAGAACAAACTGAGAAATGAACGCAAGTACGGGATGGGGTGGGCAGAGAATCGCCGCAATGCTGGTTTGATAGTGTCTGAGGACGGTGGGCGGAAAAAGCGGAAAATTGAAGTGCCTC GAGGAAAGCAGACGCTGGGCCTTGCCTTGGGAGGCgcgggggaggaggaaggaggagcagCCAGGGTAGTAATGGGGGGAGGGTGGAAGGAGGCACGCGAGCTGTACCTCATTCAGTTCCCCGGGGAGGAAGGAgaactggaggaggaggggggctgtgtttcaggagagggggaggagacggaCAACATCaaagaggag TCCAGTGACGTGGTGGAGGGGGGCTACCAGCCTGCGTCTCTGCGGCTGATCAAGGAAGCCCTGAAGATGGACCCGCCCAACCAGAACCGCCATACTGGATCCAGAAACCACAGCGAAG gAGACATGGAGTTCAGCCCTATGGCCCTGAAGCGGCCCTCAGCCGTAAGGcatgaagagggggatgaggaggagtggGACGTGGGGTCCCCTCCAACAGAGGTGTCGGAGGGGGTGCTGAGCGTGGAGGACCTGAGTGGGCTGGAGACGGCCCTGAGGGCAGAGAGGGGGCGCCAGCAAGCAGCCCTGAGGATTCCTCCCACAGCAGGCTCCAACCATGGCTCCATGACCCCTGACCTGGAAGTCATGGCAGGCAGCGAGTTCAGCCTGGGCCAGAAGTACATTGGTCTGGATGGGTTGGAACAGGAGGGGGCGCTGGGGAGTCCCACACCCTCAGAGAGGGACTCTAGTGATGCCCTGCAGGGTCCTGGTGCCCGTCTGAAGGAAGGTGAGAGGGCACTGCCAGGGGGGGCTGGAGGAGTGCTGCAGCCACGCTGGCCCAAGAGGCCGAGGGATGGTGAGGGGATGGAGGAGCAAGGAGGCTCAGATGAGGCCCTGCATCACCCATCTGCTCCGGGTAGCGTGGATGACAGTGGTGAGGAGGAGACCGGAGACCTGATGCATTTCTGCACGCAGTGCGGCGGGGGCTTTGCCAACGAGGCTGAGCTGGAGGAGCACCCCTGCCCCCTGGGGGACACTCACTTGCAGGGAGGGACGGAGGCCACCCTGTTTCCCTGCGCCTCATGCGGCCACGCCTTCAGCCATGCCTGGGCCCTGAAGAACCACGAGTGTGTGTGCGCGGCCGAGCGGCCCCACCGCTGCGAGCTCTGTGGGAAGGGCTTCACACACTCTCGCTCGCTGGAGAGGCACCAGGTGGTTCACACTGGAGAGAGGCCACACCGCTGCCAGCAGTGCGGGCGGAGCTTTAGTCGCCTAAGCAACCTGGAGAGGCACCAGCGGATCCACACGGGCGAGCGTCCGTACGGGTGCGAGGTGTGCGGCAGGCGCTTCAGCAGGGTAGAGTACCTGAAAAGACACCAGCTGATCCACAGTGGAGACCGAGACAAGGCCGGCAGCGCCCACCAGTGCTCTCAGTGTGGGAAAGGCTTCAGTGAACCAGAGCAGCTCAAAAACCACGAGTGCTTTTTATAG